A genome region from Akkermansiaceae bacterium includes the following:
- the obgE gene encoding GTPase ObgE, producing MFIDHIRILAKAGDGGDGAVSWRREKFVPRGGPDGGDGGNGGKVILVVDNSTDTLRQYHYDPKLIAEDGKPGGKHKKTGKSGRDKIGKVPPGTVVYRTDAATVNEAVEFERSEDGIDLDPIADLVEEGQRIVLCENGVGGEGNFKFRTATNQTPTEHTLGTPGQQGVYYLELRRIADAGLVGFPNAGKSTLLGAISHAKPKVGSYPFTTLQPMIGVVEFGGFRRCTVADIPGLIEGAHENRGLGHEFLRHITRCRVLLFVLDMAGSEGRDPIGDLEILRKEIKEYDEDLAKFPWKVIANKMDLEGAGENLAAFKQRFPKVDVIAISAEKGEGLDNLKMMLDSEVSHRAKK from the coding sequence TGAAAAATTCGTCCCCCGCGGCGGGCCGGATGGCGGGGATGGCGGGAATGGCGGCAAGGTCATCCTCGTGGTTGACAACTCCACCGACACCCTGCGGCAATACCATTACGACCCGAAGCTGATCGCCGAGGACGGCAAGCCCGGCGGAAAGCACAAGAAGACCGGCAAGAGCGGCAGGGACAAGATCGGCAAGGTGCCGCCGGGGACCGTCGTCTATCGCACCGATGCGGCAACGGTGAACGAGGCGGTCGAGTTCGAGCGCAGCGAGGACGGCATCGATCTCGATCCCATCGCGGATCTCGTGGAGGAGGGGCAGCGCATCGTTCTTTGTGAGAATGGCGTGGGAGGCGAAGGCAATTTCAAGTTCCGCACCGCCACGAACCAGACCCCCACCGAGCACACCCTCGGCACGCCGGGGCAGCAGGGGGTCTATTACCTGGAGCTGCGCCGCATCGCCGATGCCGGTCTTGTCGGATTTCCCAATGCCGGCAAATCCACCCTGCTCGGAGCCATCTCCCACGCCAAGCCGAAGGTCGGCTCCTATCCGTTCACGACCCTCCAGCCTATGATCGGCGTTGTGGAGTTCGGCGGCTTCCGCCGCTGCACCGTCGCGGATATCCCGGGGCTCATCGAGGGTGCGCATGAGAACCGCGGCCTAGGCCATGAGTTCCTGCGCCACATCACCCGCTGCCGGGTTTTGCTCTTCGTGCTCGATATGGCCGGCAGCGAGGGGCGCGATCCCATCGGCGATCTGGAAATCCTGCGCAAGGAAATCAAGGAATACGACGAGGATCTTGCGAAATTCCCTTGGAAGGTGATCGCCAACAAAATGGATCTTGAGGGTGCGGGGGAAAACCTCGCCGCGTTCAAGCAGCGTTTTCCGAAGGTGGATGTAATCGCGATTTCCGCCGAGAAGGGCGAGGGGCTGGACAATTTGAAAATGATGTTGGATTCCGAAGTCTCGCACCGCGCCAAGAAATGA
- a CDS encoding gamma-glutamylcyclotransferase, translating into MNVNPVFVYGTLKKGGSNHFRMGRTSFVGAGRIFGKMYRIDWYPALVCGGDSLVRGELYLVSDADLAALDRFEGITPETDEPREYRRVKTMVTLDSGETGEAWVWEWAGGIGAAIPLDGEDWLAYEPNPS; encoded by the coding sequence ATGAATGTGAATCCGGTCTTCGTCTATGGCACCCTGAAAAAGGGCGGTTCCAACCACTTCCGGATGGGGCGCACCAGCTTCGTGGGTGCGGGCAGAATTTTTGGGAAAATGTATCGCATCGATTGGTATCCGGCGCTGGTTTGCGGTGGGGACTCATTGGTGAGGGGGGAGCTCTATCTCGTCAGCGATGCGGATCTTGCGGCGCTGGATCGCTTTGAGGGCATCACCCCGGAGACCGATGAACCGCGCGAATACCGCCGTGTGAAAACCATGGTGACCCTTGACTCCGGGGAGACAGGCGAGGCATGGGTCTGGGAGTGGGCAGGCGGGATCGGTGCCGCCATACCCTTGGACGGCGAGGATTGGCTGGCCTACGAGCCGAACCCCAGCTGA
- a CDS encoding leucyl/phenylalanyl-tRNA--protein transferase, which yields MIPPEILLDAYAQGVFPMAEGGEIVWFSPMLRGIIPLDERFHIPHGLRKKLRKSPFEIRYDTAFREVMLGCAARDSTWIDNVILESYCRLHELGHAHSVECWDADGLQGGLYGVAMGKAFFGESMFTRKTDASKIALVALVGRLRELGFGLLDTQWMTDHLRAFGGCEISRHEYLSLLDELT from the coding sequence ATCATCCCACCGGAGATCCTGCTCGATGCCTACGCACAGGGCGTTTTTCCCATGGCGGAGGGGGGCGAGATCGTATGGTTCTCGCCCATGCTGCGCGGGATCATCCCGCTCGACGAGAGGTTCCACATTCCCCACGGATTGCGGAAAAAGCTCAGGAAGTCGCCGTTTGAGATCCGATACGACACCGCGTTCCGGGAAGTCATGCTCGGCTGCGCGGCGCGCGACAGCACCTGGATCGACAACGTGATCCTAGAAAGCTACTGCCGCCTGCACGAACTCGGTCACGCGCATTCCGTGGAGTGCTGGGATGCGGATGGCCTGCAGGGTGGGCTCTACGGTGTCGCAATGGGCAAGGCTTTCTTTGGCGAGAGCATGTTCACAAGGAAGACGGATGCTTCGAAAATCGCCCTTGTGGCCTTGGTCGGAAGGCTGCGGGAGCTGGGCTTCGGGCTGCTGGATACCCAGTGGATGACGGATCACCTGCGTGCCTTCGGGGGCTGTGAGATAAGTCGCCATGAATATTTAAGCTTACTTGATGAGCTGACTTGA
- a CDS encoding PEP-CTERM sorting domain-containing protein, which produces MKALIALAAALVVASAMSSQGQTLTWNLGGSAGYGSSNGNSLSFTQSGVKVTASAWSYTKGSSNNALESAKLGQWSPGLGVVNREENNSSPWHQVDNYLQNDYILFVFDHLVTVQSVKITPSPGPYDQDVSYWVGNIANSNLDGVSYSGLAALGFLPEKVVSGNSSSSSKIVGIDSPSSGINAILFGPERGLETDSTFIDAFKVGNITAKVVPEPSAALLFVISSLGFCLRRRR; this is translated from the coding sequence ATGAAAGCATTGATCGCACTAGCGGCCGCTCTGGTCGTTGCCTCCGCAATGTCCTCACAAGGACAAACACTCACTTGGAACCTGGGCGGCTCTGCCGGATATGGTTCCTCCAATGGAAACTCCCTCTCTTTCACCCAGAGCGGCGTCAAGGTTACAGCCTCGGCATGGAGTTACACCAAGGGTTCCTCAAACAACGCGCTCGAAAGCGCCAAGCTCGGCCAATGGAGTCCGGGTCTTGGGGTTGTAAACCGTGAGGAGAATAACTCCAGCCCATGGCACCAGGTTGATAACTACCTTCAGAACGACTATATCCTTTTCGTCTTCGATCATCTTGTAACCGTGCAATCGGTCAAAATCACACCTTCCCCCGGGCCATACGACCAGGATGTTTCCTACTGGGTGGGTAACATTGCCAACAGCAATCTCGATGGCGTGAGTTACTCCGGCCTTGCCGCTCTCGGTTTCCTCCCTGAGAAGGTAGTGTCAGGAAATTCCTCCAGCTCATCCAAGATCGTTGGAATCGATTCTCCTTCCAGCGGAATCAACGCAATCCTCTTCGGCCCGGAGCGGGGCCTTGAAACGGACAGTACATTCATCGACGCCTTCAAGGTCGGAAATATCACGGCGAAAGTCGTCCCTGAGCCTTCCGCAGCCCTTCTTTTTGTCATCAGCTCACTGGGTTTCTGCCTCCGCCGCCGCCGCTAG
- a CDS encoding aminotransferase class V-fold PLP-dependent enzyme, with protein sequence MIDLDANATTAMLPEVLDAMLPWLSGNHANPSGSYRAAKLARAAIDTARGHVAALIGADAGEIAFTGSGTESVNTALHSLDNLAGHGKAAVSAIEHSAVLRHVEKQGRGVHLLPVGVGGRVDPDSLRTACAGLAYLSIMSANNETGVIQPLGELSSIARGLGLPIHTDAIQAIGKIPFDVRTTAVDMLSLSAHKFHGPKGIGALYIRNGLDFSPLLLGGGQENGRRSGTENVAAIVAMGEAARLATLGLGDGISERIRGMRDSFENEILAAVTGVTLNGDPQNRLPNTSHISFEGCDAAGLLILLDEAGVACSAGSACMTGKQKPSHVQLAMGIPEQRAKTSLRFSFSRLNTAEESAAAAAKVIAAVGKLRRVQGNGIGPVAVYSG encoded by the coding sequence GTGATCGATCTCGATGCAAACGCGACCACGGCCATGCTTCCCGAAGTTCTGGACGCGATGCTGCCTTGGCTTTCCGGGAACCATGCAAATCCATCCGGAAGCTACCGTGCCGCGAAGCTTGCCCGGGCCGCCATCGACACGGCGCGCGGGCACGTCGCAGCTCTCATCGGGGCGGATGCCGGGGAAATCGCATTCACCGGCTCAGGCACCGAGAGTGTCAACACCGCCCTGCATTCCCTCGACAATCTGGCGGGCCATGGCAAGGCCGCCGTGTCAGCCATCGAGCACAGCGCGGTGCTGCGCCATGTGGAAAAGCAGGGCAGGGGAGTCCACCTGCTTCCTGTCGGTGTTGGCGGGAGGGTCGATCCGGATTCGCTGCGCACGGCGTGCGCCGGGCTGGCCTATCTCTCCATCATGTCCGCAAACAACGAGACCGGAGTCATCCAGCCGCTCGGAGAGTTGTCGTCCATCGCGCGCGGACTAGGCCTTCCGATCCATACGGATGCGATCCAGGCGATCGGCAAAATCCCTTTCGATGTCCGCACCACAGCCGTTGACATGCTCTCCCTCTCCGCACACAAGTTCCACGGGCCGAAGGGGATCGGTGCCCTTTACATCCGGAATGGCCTGGATTTTTCACCCCTGCTCCTCGGTGGGGGGCAGGAAAACGGACGCCGCAGCGGCACCGAGAATGTGGCGGCCATCGTTGCCATGGGCGAGGCGGCGCGCCTGGCGACCCTGGGTCTGGGAGATGGCATCTCTGAACGGATCCGCGGCATGAGGGATTCCTTTGAAAATGAAATCCTTGCAGCCGTCACCGGAGTGACTCTGAACGGCGATCCGCAAAACCGCCTTCCCAACACCTCTCACATTTCCTTCGAAGGCTGCGACGCGGCGGGTCTGCTCATCCTACTTGATGAGGCCGGGGTGGCCTGCTCAGCCGGCTCCGCCTGCATGACAGGAAAACAGAAACCATCCCACGTCCAGCTAGCCATGGGCATCCCGGAGCAGCGGGCGAAAACCAGCCTGCGTTTTTCGTTTTCCCGCCTGAACACCGCGGAAGAGTCCGCCGCCGCCGCCGCGAAAGTCATAGCTGCAGTCGGAAAGCTCCGCCGCGTCCAGGGAAACGGGATCGGACCGGTGGCGGTGTATTCCGGGTGA
- a CDS encoding RidA family protein: protein MQDKTLAKIESLGLKLPEVPQPIAAYVNWVRTGNLLFLSGGLPIDGDAKILGKVPSACPVEKAVEGSRIAILNRLAVIKEAIGSLDNVKQIVTLNGFVNSEPDFTGHPTVINGASELLVEIFGERGKHSRTALGVAALPLDVSVEINLVVEVA, encoded by the coding sequence ATGCAAGACAAGACCCTCGCCAAGATCGAATCGCTCGGACTGAAACTGCCGGAAGTGCCCCAGCCCATCGCCGCCTACGTGAACTGGGTGCGCACCGGAAACCTCCTGTTCCTCTCAGGCGGTCTCCCCATCGACGGTGATGCCAAGATCCTCGGGAAAGTCCCCTCCGCCTGCCCGGTGGAGAAGGCGGTCGAGGGATCCCGCATCGCCATCCTCAACCGGCTGGCGGTGATCAAGGAGGCGATCGGCTCGCTGGACAACGTGAAGCAGATCGTCACCCTCAATGGCTTCGTGAACTCGGAACCCGACTTCACGGGACATCCCACCGTGATCAACGGGGCGTCCGAACTTTTGGTGGAAATCTTCGGCGAGCGCGGCAAGCACTCCCGCACCGCGCTTGGCGTCGCGGCATTGCCGCTGGATGTTTCCGTGGAGATCAACCTCGTCGTCGAAGTTGCCTGA
- a CDS encoding PQQ-dependent sugar dehydrogenase: MYSATAFSILPIALASSLHAGIGTEVVYKGLERPVWAGAPASVKGKLWVMEQAGTVWIIDLATGEKSKEPFLDIRDKVTRKSNEQGLLGLAFAPDFGKSGRYYINYNELGGDSRIVRYVTKDGATTDPESGEIILEYKQPFGNHNGGWLDFGHDGFLYIATGDGGAANDPKNLAQDLTSHLGKLLRLDVSGEKGYKVPKDNAFAGKRGALPEIHAIGLRNPWRCSFDRQTGDFWIGDVGQNHWEEINFVENGKAGGMNFGWRLREGEIETPKKEVGGKKPNANVEPVYVYKHGSGPSEGLSVTGGYVYRGSKVPDLIGRYVFADYQNPRIWSLVEKDGSVSGFTDHTSELQPEGGRINLISSFGEDAEGELYITDLSGPVYRVVEK; the protein is encoded by the coding sequence ATGTATTCAGCAACAGCATTTTCCATCCTGCCCATCGCCCTTGCATCAAGCCTCCACGCGGGGATAGGAACCGAAGTGGTTTACAAAGGCCTCGAACGCCCGGTCTGGGCCGGTGCCCCCGCCTCCGTGAAAGGTAAGCTCTGGGTCATGGAGCAGGCCGGCACCGTCTGGATCATCGACCTGGCGACGGGGGAAAAATCCAAGGAGCCTTTCCTGGATATCAGGGACAAGGTCACGCGCAAGAGCAACGAACAGGGATTGCTTGGCCTGGCTTTCGCCCCGGATTTCGGGAAATCCGGCAGATACTACATCAACTACAACGAGCTGGGCGGCGACTCGCGCATCGTGCGCTATGTCACCAAGGACGGTGCCACGACCGATCCGGAATCCGGCGAAATCATCCTCGAATACAAGCAGCCTTTCGGAAACCACAACGGCGGCTGGCTCGATTTCGGCCACGACGGATTCCTCTACATCGCTACCGGGGACGGCGGTGCGGCGAATGATCCGAAGAACCTCGCCCAGGATCTAACCAGCCACCTGGGCAAGCTCCTGCGCCTCGATGTCTCCGGCGAGAAAGGCTACAAAGTGCCGAAGGACAATGCCTTCGCGGGGAAAAGAGGTGCCCTTCCAGAGATCCATGCCATCGGCCTGCGCAACCCATGGCGCTGCTCCTTTGATCGCCAGACCGGTGATTTCTGGATCGGCGATGTCGGCCAGAACCATTGGGAGGAAATCAACTTCGTGGAGAACGGCAAAGCGGGTGGCATGAACTTCGGATGGAGGCTCCGCGAGGGCGAGATCGAGACGCCCAAGAAGGAGGTGGGTGGGAAGAAACCCAATGCCAATGTCGAGCCGGTATATGTCTACAAGCACGGCAGCGGCCCGAGCGAAGGCCTCTCGGTGACGGGCGGCTACGTGTATCGCGGCTCCAAGGTTCCTGATCTGATAGGCCGCTACGTGTTCGCGGATTACCAGAATCCCCGGATTTGGTCGCTTGTCGAAAAGGATGGGAGCGTTTCCGGTTTCACCGATCACACCAGCGAACTTCAGCCTGAGGGCGGCCGCATCAACCTCATCTCCTCCTTCGGCGAGGACGCCGAGGGCGAGCTTTACATCACCGATCTGAGCGGTCCGGTGTATCGGGTGGTGGAGAAGTGA
- a CDS encoding tetratricopeptide repeat protein: protein MSAAFTRAQLLRERGRHEEAVAILLSHLAHHPEDPAAFIELALNRMEIPGQMKLALGDARSATGLLPGLAFPLALQSRILTHLNKAKEALALAESAIALEPDSDYAWNSKCVALIDLTRWKDAEEAARKALEIDPDDEMGSNLLAHVLRMQNRLDESEEESSRRLARDPENAFSFATAGWAALQRGDIKGAEEKFRESLRIDPEMGYAREGLKESFRARSAFFRLFLKWSFFLQKFSESNRTLIIISLIIGFRVLRTLAAGIHPLLVVLVVFAYYLFVFGSWLSSGLANFFLLRDPVARMSLDRMEKIEGMAIAALFFGGTSSVLVGFTMPMMPLAAAGCALLAAAIPASMVFTNPSRKGTAVFALITAAIFIAGAGLTAEVIAHPENGLMKHRAGNLFTTMIVLCAGASWLGMARSLRTRG, encoded by the coding sequence ATGAGCGCCGCATTCACCCGCGCACAGCTCCTGCGTGAGCGCGGCCGCCATGAGGAAGCCGTCGCCATCCTCTTGTCCCACCTCGCGCACCACCCGGAGGATCCCGCCGCCTTCATCGAGCTTGCGCTCAACCGCATGGAGATCCCCGGCCAGATGAAGCTCGCCCTCGGCGATGCCCGTTCCGCCACCGGCCTGCTGCCAGGACTCGCCTTTCCCCTCGCCCTCCAGTCCCGCATCCTCACCCACCTGAACAAGGCCAAGGAAGCCCTTGCTCTCGCCGAGTCCGCCATCGCCCTGGAACCGGATTCCGATTACGCGTGGAATTCCAAATGCGTCGCCCTCATCGACCTCACCCGCTGGAAGGATGCCGAGGAAGCCGCGCGCAAGGCGCTTGAGATCGACCCGGACGATGAGATGGGGTCAAACCTCCTCGCCCACGTCCTGCGCATGCAGAACCGCCTCGACGAATCCGAGGAGGAATCCTCCCGCCGCCTCGCCCGCGATCCGGAGAACGCCTTCTCCTTCGCCACCGCCGGCTGGGCGGCCCTCCAACGCGGCGACATCAAGGGAGCCGAGGAAAAATTCCGCGAGTCGCTCCGCATCGATCCGGAGATGGGATACGCCCGCGAAGGCCTCAAGGAATCGTTCCGCGCACGCTCCGCCTTTTTCCGGCTGTTCCTGAAATGGTCGTTTTTCCTTCAGAAATTCAGCGAGAGCAACCGCACCCTGATCATCATTTCCCTCATCATCGGCTTCCGCGTGCTGCGCACCCTGGCCGCAGGCATCCATCCGCTGCTCGTGGTCCTTGTGGTCTTCGCCTACTATCTTTTCGTCTTCGGCAGCTGGCTGAGCAGCGGGCTCGCAAATTTTTTCCTGCTCCGGGATCCTGTCGCGAGGATGTCGCTGGATCGCATGGAAAAGATCGAAGGGATGGCCATCGCCGCGCTTTTTTTCGGTGGGACAAGCTCCGTCCTTGTGGGCTTCACCATGCCCATGATGCCGCTCGCCGCAGCCGGCTGCGCCCTGCTGGCCGCCGCGATCCCGGCATCCATGGTTTTCACCAACCCATCCCGCAAAGGCACCGCCGTCTTTGCGCTGATCACCGCCGCCATATTCATCGCCGGGGCAGGACTCACTGCGGAAGTGATTGCTCACCCGGAAAACGGCCTGATGAAGCACCGTGCCGGGAATCTTTTCACCACCATGATCGTGCTATGCGCAGGCGCATCATGGCTCGGCATGGCCCGCTCGCTCCGCACACGCGGATAG
- a CDS encoding AAA family ATPase has product MDLEGLHAALAASPDNVPLILMVAKAEEYHFGFFRARDLYDRVLVLDPDNSEALLGIARVLEMTGKSSEAIVRLEDLCSRKPHFAPAWMLRASMSLGEKDAAAARKFYDKAVGLDRSVADDELLEKILSSPGQKRGVMASNGDIHDFEDNDDFDDDDDFPFEGLDAAAALDLGVEFRVRTDTRFADVGGMEKVKDDIRMKIIHPLKNPELFAAYGKKAGGGVLLYGPPGCGKTMMAQATAGEIESTFLSVGLHQILDMYIGESEQKLHKIFELARKSTPAVLFFDETDALAADRRDMRQSAGRTLINQFLSELDGAQAQNDDLLILGATNAPWQLDGAFLRPGRFDRIIFVPPPDLKAREEIAKIHARNRPLADFDPADIAKRTEGFSGADMKAVFDQATEAAIAEAMRKGGIVPVTGKMLAKAAKDVKPSTKKWFESAKNHALYANQSGFYDDILTYLGLKK; this is encoded by the coding sequence ATGGATCTTGAAGGACTTCACGCGGCGCTCGCCGCTTCGCCGGACAACGTCCCGCTCATCCTCATGGTCGCGAAGGCGGAGGAGTACCACTTCGGTTTTTTCCGCGCACGGGATCTGTATGATCGCGTGCTCGTCCTCGATCCCGACAACAGCGAGGCGCTGCTAGGCATCGCACGCGTCCTCGAGATGACGGGAAAAAGCTCCGAGGCCATCGTAAGGCTGGAGGATCTCTGCTCCCGCAAGCCGCATTTCGCACCGGCCTGGATGCTCCGCGCGAGCATGTCGCTCGGCGAGAAGGATGCCGCCGCCGCCCGCAAATTCTACGACAAGGCCGTCGGGCTGGATCGCTCCGTGGCGGACGACGAACTGCTGGAAAAAATCCTCTCCAGCCCCGGCCAGAAGCGCGGCGTGATGGCCTCCAACGGAGATATCCACGATTTCGAGGACAACGATGATTTCGATGACGATGACGATTTCCCCTTCGAGGGTCTGGACGCCGCCGCCGCGCTGGATCTCGGGGTCGAGTTCCGGGTGAGGACGGACACCAGGTTCGCGGACGTCGGAGGCATGGAAAAAGTGAAGGATGATATCCGGATGAAGATCATCCACCCCTTGAAAAACCCGGAGCTCTTTGCCGCATACGGAAAGAAAGCCGGGGGCGGGGTTTTGCTCTACGGCCCACCCGGCTGCGGGAAGACGATGATGGCGCAGGCCACCGCCGGTGAGATCGAATCCACCTTCCTCTCCGTCGGCCTCCACCAGATCCTAGACATGTACATCGGCGAGTCCGAGCAGAAGCTCCACAAGATCTTCGAGCTGGCCCGCAAGTCCACGCCAGCCGTGCTTTTCTTCGATGAGACGGACGCCCTCGCCGCAGACCGCCGCGACATGCGCCAATCCGCAGGCCGCACCCTCATCAACCAGTTCCTCTCCGAGCTGGATGGCGCACAGGCGCAGAACGACGATCTGCTCATCCTCGGTGCGACCAACGCCCCGTGGCAACTCGATGGCGCCTTCCTCCGCCCCGGCCGCTTCGACCGCATCATTTTCGTCCCACCGCCGGATCTCAAGGCACGCGAGGAGATTGCGAAAATCCATGCCCGCAACAGGCCGCTGGCGGACTTCGATCCGGCGGACATCGCCAAGCGCACCGAGGGATTTTCCGGCGCAGACATGAAGGCGGTCTTCGATCAGGCCACGGAAGCCGCCATCGCGGAGGCCATGAGGAAAGGCGGCATCGTCCCCGTGACCGGCAAGATGCTCGCCAAGGCGGCGAAGGATGTGAAGCCTTCCACGAAAAAATGGTTCGAGAGCGCCAAGAACCACGCGCTCTATGCAAACCAGAGCGGATTCTACGATGACATCCTCACCTACCTCGGCCTGAAGAAATGA